Proteins found in one Populus alba chromosome 14, ASM523922v2, whole genome shotgun sequence genomic segment:
- the LOC118050216 gene encoding uncharacterized protein: protein MTSPHGHVQPNEYVPSSPYSQFVLNDYETPVDRILLSNNPSSSNTPSAPQHTQGVGTLVCSRQHIDIQTTFSLSSNIVQTESNEINAARLSNPPQSTALASFHCDESEEFSEQTLNHQSTISQALYQQKKRRYLIEYIDFGDKTYKCNHCNALFWLQERLARSAKTNPCFTLCCNNGKVVLPAPQETPNYLDNLLNPNNGSSSKKFRREIRAYNSMFAFTSMGAVVDHSVNSWPGSYVFKVNGYCHHLMVSLLPMDNRGPKFAQLYIFDTDNEVSNRLQPFCNENFQSSLDSQIVVGLINMLDSSNQLVRLFRHAGQRFGDVEVPEFKLRLIGKRDDDSRQYDDPSLNDIGGLVVGDIGHCRSDRDIIIESLSGTLQRISKLHPKFMSLHYPLLFPYGEDGFHTDIPLAHQEQQPPKKRQKVSMRAYYAYLIHEREKQESTLIKGGRLYQQFLVDAFVNVEEERLDFIRANQENLRSEHYKGIHDAVTRGDVDGSTTGKIILPSSLTESPRYMVNNYQDAMAICRCYGNPDLFITFTCNVNWPEIRREIKKTRSYQPEDKPDIIARVFHSKLIDMMSFIKSGKPFGRTIADVCAVEFQKRGLPHTHLLVWLAPEFKFRSPEDVDSIISAEIPDKHQDPICYEIVSKFMMHGPCGAANPKAQCMEKNKCSKQFPKKNKDATIFGENGFVYYKRRMQPMGHIVRNGISLSNCHVVPYNKELLLRYHAHINVEICCQSLLIKYLFKYVSKGVDRCRMVLKKDTDDEIQAYLNCRFICPYEAVWRLFQFPIHSRSPAVERLQVHLPLQHHVFFSGNQSLSSVLGRPGINKTMLTEWFERNRVDVDARDLFYSQFPNKYVWDARQKEWIVRSRGFCLGRIVYVHPAAGELYFLRMLLNHVKGAKNFEDLRQISGTIFPTFQLACKALGLLGDDKEWSDAFGEAIPTASSPQLRTMCLYELEQLFNASGTSLEDHKLPMPNGRLMDEVRNKLLREELNYDLAELRNNHSLAMPLLNPCQRNIYDSVITSILQKKQALIFVHGHGGTGKTFLWHTIINRVRSEGSVVLAVASSGIASLLLPGGRTTHSRFKIPLEVNESSTCEIKHNTHLSRLLEMTSLIVWDEAPMNNRFCFEALDRSLRDVLRLNNPFGGKSVLLGGDFRQILLVIPGGTKEEIINASFTSSLLWSAFTFLTLNQNMRLSAEGLSPDQKDELRQFAEWILLIAIVSAIYPDIERAHLDPFYFKDRAIVTPKNLTVSEINNFILDIIPGHKYNFLSCDSIQTTSGDIDNIDLLYPIEFINQLDFNGVPQHSIFIENWHTDYVTSEP, encoded by the exons ATGACAAGTCCTCACGGACATGTTCAACCGAATGAGTATGTGCCATCTTCTCCATACTCACAATTTGTCTTGAATGACTACGAAACCCCTGTTGATAGAATCTTGCTATCCAATAACCCGAGCTCTTCAAATACACCATCTGCTCCACAACATACTCAAGGGGTTGGCACTTTGGTTTGTTCACGCCAGCACATAGATATACAAACCACCTTCTCCTTATCAAGCAACATAGTGCAAACTGAAAGTAATGAAATTAATGCAGCAAGGCTATCCAATCCTCCACAATCTACCGCACTTGCTTCATTTCATTGTGATGAATCTGAAGAATTCTCTGAGCAAACCCTTAATCATCAATCTACTATAAGCCAGGCATTATATCAGCAAAAAAAAAGGC gttatttaattgaatacatTGATTTTGGGGATAAAACATACAAGTGTAACCATTGCAACGCTCTTTTTTGGTTGCAAGAACGCTTGGCCCGTTCAGCCAAAACAAACCCATGCTTTACACTTTGTTGTAATAATGGAAAGGTTGTGCTTCCTGCTCCACAAGAAACACCTAACTATCTTGATAACCTCCTTAACCCAAACAATGGTTCATCGTCCAAGAAGTTTCGACGTGAAATTCGTGCTTATAACTCAATGTTCGCTTTCACGTCCATGGGGGCTGTGGTTGATCATTCTGTTAATTCTTGGCCTGGATCTTATGTTTTTAAGGTCAATGGATATTGCCACCATCTTATGGTTTCTCTTCTTCCCATGGATAATAGAGGCCCCAAGTTTGCACAGCTTTATATTTTCGATACAGATAATGAGGTTTCTAACCGGCTGCAACCATTctgcaatgaaaattttcaatcaagctTGGATAGTCAGATTGTTGTTGGTCTAATCAATATGCTTGATTCATCTAATCAATTGGTTCGTTTGTTCCGTCATGCTGGACAAAGGTTCGGGGATGTCGAGGTTCCAGAATTCAAACTTCGGTTAAttggtaaaagagatgatgACTCAAGGCAATACGATGATCCTTCTTTAAATGACATTGGTGGTTTGGTTGTTGGGGACATTGGTCATTGTCGATCTGATCgggacataattattgaaagttTATCTGGAACACTTCAGAGGATCTCAAAGCTTCATCCTAAATTTATGTCCCTTCATTATCCACTTCTTTTTCCATATGGTGAGGATGGTTTTCACACTGATATTCCATTAGCTCATCAAGAGCAGCAACCAcctaaaaaaaggcaaaaggtTTCAATGAGAGCCTATTATGCTTATCTCAttcatgaaagagaaaaacaagaaagcactCTCATAAAAGGCGGACGATTGTACCAGCAATTTTTGGTTGATgcatttgttaatgttgaagaGGAACGTTTGGATTTTATACGTGCAAACCAAGAAAATCTTAGAAGTGAGCATTACAAGGGAATACATGATGCTGTTACTAGAGGTGATGTTGATGGATCAACTACAGGGAAAATTATACTTCCATCATCTTTAACAGAAAGCCCTCGGTATATGGTTAATAATTACCAAGATGCTATGGCCATATGTAGGTGTTATGGGAATCCTGATCTTTTTATCACATTTACCTGCAATGTTAATTGGCCTGAAATTCgccgagaaattaaaaaaacaaggagcTATCAACCTGAGGACAAACCTGACATCATAGCAAGGGTATTTCATTCCAAGCTAATTGATATGATGTCATTCATCAAGTCCGGAAAACCTTTCGGACGGACAATTGCTG atGTTTGCGCTGTGGAGTTCCAAAAAAGAGGTTTGCCACATACTCATTTGTTAGTTTGGCTAGCTCCAGAATTCAAATTCCGTTCGCCTGAGGATGTTGACTCTATTATTTCAGCTGAAATACCTGACAAGCATCAAGATCCTATTTGCTATGAGATCgtttcaaaatttatgatgCATGGTCCATGTGGCGCTGCAAATCCAAAGGCTCAATGTATGGAAAAGAATAAATGTTCCAAacagtttccaaaaaaaaacaaagatgcaaCCATCTTTGGTGAGAATGGCTTTGTTTACTATAAACGACGCATGCAACCTATGGGTCACATTGTTAGAAATGGTATTTCCCTGTCAAATTGTCATGTTGTCCCGTACAACAAAGAACTTTTGCTTCGATACCATGCACACATTAATGTTGAAATTTGTTGCCAATCTCTACTCATCAAGTATCTTTTTAAGTATGTTAGCAAAGGAGTTGATCGATGCAGAATGGTTCTGAAAAAAGATACTGATGATGAAATACAAGCTTATCTAAACTGTAGATTCATTTGTCCATATGAAGCAGTGTGGCGGTTATTCCAGTTCCCAATCCATTCAAGGAGCCCAGCTGTTGAAAGACTTCAAGTCCATCTGCCATTACAACACCATGTGTTTTTTTCAGGTAATCAATCCTTATCGTCAGTTCTTGGGAGACCTGGCATTAATAAGACAATGCTCACAGAGTGGTTTGAGCGCAACAGGGTTGATGTCGATGCACGAGATCTATTTTACTCACAGTTTCCAAACAAGTATGTTTGGGATGCTAGGCAAAAAGAATGGATTGTTAGATCACGTGGATTTTGCCTTGGTCGCATTGTGTATGTCCATCCTGCAGCTGGAGAGTTGTATTTTCTCAGAATGTTACTTAATCATGTTAAAGGAGCAAAGAACTTCGAAGACTTGCGGCAAATCTCTGGTACAATATTTCCAACTTTTCAACTTGCATGCAAGGCTTTGGGACTCTTAGGAGATGATAAAGAATGGTCAGATGCATTTGGTGAGGCTATTCCAACAGCTTCTTCTCCGCAGCTAAG AACTATGTGTTTGTATGAGCTTGAACAACTTTTTAATGCTTCCGGGACATCGTTGGAAGATCATAAACTTCCAATGCCGAATGGTCGATTGATGGATGAAGTCAGGAACAAACTTTTAAGGGAAGAGCTTAACTATGATCTTGCTGAGCTTAGAAATAACCATTCATTAGCTATGCCACTTCTTAATCCATGTCAAAGAAACATCTATGATTCTGTTATTACATCTATACTACAAAAGAAACAAGCGCTCATATTTGTTCATGGTCATGGTGGAACAGGAAAGACTTTTTTATGGCATACAATTATTAATCGAGTTAGATCTGAAGGTTCAGTTGTTCTTGCTGTTGCCTCATCTGGAATAGCTTCTCTTCTATTACCTGGAGGGCGAACAACCCATTCTAGATTTAAAATTCCATTAGAAGTTAATGAGAGTTCAACATGCGAGATTAAACACAACACTCACCTTTCACGACTACTGGAGATGACATCACTTATTGTTTGGGATGAGGCTCCAATGAATAATAGATTCTGTTTTGAAGCTTTGGACAGGTCTCTACGAGATGTTCTTAGACTTAACAATCCATTTGGTGGCAAGTCTGTCTTATTAGGTGGGGATTTCCGACAAATTCTTCTTGTTATACCTGGaggaacaaaagaagaaataattaatgctTCTTTTACTAGCTCATTGCTATGGTCTGCATTCACATTCCTCactttgaatcaaaatatgcgACTATCAGCTGAAGGTTTAAGCCCAGACCAAAAGGATGAACTTAGACAGTTTGCAGAGTGGATCCTTTTAATTG CTATTGTCTCTGCCATATATCCTGACATTGAAAGAGCTCATCTTGACCCATTCTACTTTAAAGACAGAGCAATTGTTACACCGAAGAACCTAACTGTTTCtgagattaataattttatccttgatatTATACCTGGTCATAAATATAACTTTCTTAGTTGTGATTCTATCCAAACAACTTCTGGTGATATTGACAACATCGATTTATTGTATCCAATTGAATTTATCAACCAGCTTGACTTTAATGGTGTGCCCCAACACAgtattttcattgaaaattggCACACCGATTATGTTACTTCGGAACCTTAA
- the LOC118040900 gene encoding chitinase-like protein 1, with protein sequence MKISIWIVLALALVNLALVVNGDDSEKTIVKTVKGKKLCKRGWECLEWSEYCCNQTISDFFESYQFENLFSNRNSPVAHAVGFWDYQSFILASTSFQHLGFCTTGVKATQMKELAAFLAHVGTKTSCGYGVATGGPLAWGLCFNKEMSPSQSYCDDFYKYTYPCTPGAEYYGRGAIPIFWNYNYGATGEALKEDLLSHPEYIEQNATLAFQAAMWRWMTPIKKSQPSAHEAFLGEWKPTKNDTLSKRVPGFGTTMNVLYGDQVCGQGDIDAMNSFISHYLYYLDLLGLNREDAGPHEYLTCAEQVAFNPSTSSPSASS encoded by the exons ATGAAGATTTCCATCTGGATCGTTCTTGCACTTGCTTTGGTTAATTTAGCACTTGTTGTGAACGGAGATGATTCGGAGAAGACAATAGTGAAGACTGTGAAAGGAAAGAAATTGTGTAAAAGAGGATGGGAGTGCTTAGAGTGGTCCGAGTACTGCTGTAATCAAACAATTTCTGATTTCTTCGAGTCTTACCAGTTTGAGAACCTGTTTTCGAATAGGAATTCTCCTGTGGCACACGCAGTTGGATTCTGGGATTACCAGTCTTTCATTCTTGCTTCCACCAGCTTTCAGCATCTTGGGTTTTGTACCACCGGTGTCAAGGCTACGCAGATGAAGGAGCTTGCTGCTTTCCTTGCTCACGTTGGCACCAAAACCTCCT GTGGTTATGGAGTCGCTACTGGAGGACCATTGGCCTGGGGTCTTTGCTTCAACAAGGAAATGAGTCCTAGCCAGTCATACTGTGATGATTTTTACAAATACACCTATCCTTGTACTCCTGGAGCTGAATATTATGGCCGAGGTGCGATACCGATCTTCTG GAACTATAACTATGGAGCTACTGGAGAAGCTCTGAAGGAGGATTTGTTGAGCCATCCTGAGTACATAGAACAGAATGCCACCCTTGCCTTCCAGGCTGCAATGTGGAGGTGGATGACCCCGATAAAGAAATCACAGCCGTCAGCCCATGAAGCCTTTCTTGGCGAATGGAAGCCCACCAAGAATGATACCCTTTCTAAGCGGGTTCCTGGTTTTGGCACGACAATGAATGTTCTCTACGGGGATCAAGTTTGCGGCCAGGGTGATATAGATGCCATGAACAGCTTCATCTCCCATTATCTATATTACCTTGACTTGCTGGGTCTGAATAGAGAGGATGCTGGGCCCCATGAATACCTCACCTGTGCGGAGCAGGTTGCATTTAATCCATCTACTTCCAGTCCTTCAGCATCCTCCTGA